Genomic segment of Rattus norvegicus strain BN/NHsdMcwi chromosome 7, GRCr8, whole genome shotgun sequence:
AAAAGTAATCCTGACACTGGTATGTAACCTGGTGTAGATTGCCAGGCCAACAGGCACACACTGTCTCACGATTCTCTAAGGACTACATATCTGATTAGCACACACTTGTAGAGGTttttctgttttgggttttttgttttgttttgtttttttgttgtttttattttgcttcttgagacaaaaatctcaacAAAGGCCATACTGCCCTTGCATGCACCTCAATTTCCCAAGTACTGGGTAACAGgtcatgtgccaccacgcccagttgTGATCCTTATAACAGCTTTTAGACATCGGTCTCAAATCTATATAcctcagggttttgttttttttttaatcttatcttcaatgaattaaaaaaactACAACTATCAGAACAAGTTAGGTAGATTCTAGAAGAAAGGGGCTGCTTTGGCAGTGTAAAGGATGACCACGGCAAAACTGGCCACCTCGGTTACTTCCACCGGGTATTAAAATGCAGTAAGGTGGTTATTACTTTAAGACACTTGAAATTACACTTAATAAATGGATAACTGGCCCCACGCCGGACATATTGcacattctatttttcttctctattcaaaaacaaaaacaaaaaacaaaccagaaacatTTTTGAAAAGACAGCTCAACCACATTAATAAGAACATCTCAAAGGAGCGAACTGTGCTTGTGCTATTTATTATAAGCAACTGGAAAGGACAGtgagtatttttaaatgtttttagattatatgtatgtgttgcctgtgtgtgtgcatgtgcaccacaTATGGGTCTGGTGCccagaggttagaagagggtgttggatcccttggaattggagttataggtagttgtggaccaccatgtgggtgctgggaccaagTGCTCAGAATCATTGAGCAAACTCTCTGTCCTGACAATGAGTATTCTTTAAAGGTTTGCTTTTAATGTTTCCACCATCTGTCTCCTGAGTCACTCACCAGTTCCACTGAAAGTATCCCCACTGGGACGGGGAGGAACAGGTAGGTGTAACCACTGCCCTAGCCACCATTCTAGGCAACGCCGCAAGCTaaggattattttataatatttcagTTCTCCCTGAGGAGATTTTTATATATAAGTTGGAAATAGCTATacttaaaagtaaacaaacaaacaaacaaaatggtcaTACTGGCCTCTAATTAGCAGTGCTAGGGAAAAACGGATAGGAGAGATTTAGACATTACAAAGCTGTTTCCTTCACAGACTTACCCTGGATAAGCTAAAGGACATTAAAATGGAAAGTATGTGTGTTTCCAcaggcaaagaaaataaaaggacaaCTACCACTCAATGAACAAGGTGACCAAAAAACGTGTCTGTTATCAATGACTCCAACAAGACTGGCTCTGCTATCCCCAGCCGCAGGCTCCAGGCAGTGTAGGGCAAGCACTGACCTAGGCAGGGGACCCCATGTTTCCAGTTCCCTTCATCTGCACCTACCCATCTCCCCCCTTCCTTCATCTTTCGCTCACTTAGCCTTCTGTCATTcttttacctctctctctctcctttcttgacTATTCATTTGCTtcatccttttcttctcttcctctcttccttaaaATCTGTTCCTTCCACATACCATCAACAAATCCACCCTGGAGAAGACAGACAAAAAGCTCTCAGCCTCAggaggcagcccagcccctggcaAAACTGGATGCCATCAACACTGGCATGGCTGAGGAGCTACATGCGTCCCTCCAGCCACCCCTTCCACACCTCCTCGCCGCTCTAGCACGGTGTGGTCAGCACACCCCTCAAGCCCACAAAGGGAAAGCAGGCCAGTCCCCATCTGTTCTCGTCATGACACTGACACTTGACATAAGCCGATGAGAGCCATGAGGAAGCAGTGTCCAAGGCAAGCATGGCATAGCTCATGAGCTCATCCTCATAAAGGCAAACTGCATTTTCTTAAAACAGACTTTCTAGAGGTTTGATGCATTTTAAGATTCTTTCTCTAAACGGCCTCAACCAATCAGAGTGGAGCGCATGGGGTTGAGGCTTCGGCTACTGAGAAAATTGCATCTAAAGGTACTCATGAGTCCCTCTCTCGTCAATAACCCCAAGTGCTTCCTCTATCTGAAAATGGCACTTATAAGTTAGCAATTGTGCCAATAACTGTGACATCCTAACTCCAACCTTAAGGATGGCATAAGAATTTCCAGTGCTTCCTAAACTAGCTACATCGGAACCTTCTGAGGAACTCACTCAAAGCAGAACCATCGTGCACCAAGCGTATGTAAGACAGACCAAAGgcagctgctgctgttgctaaGGATGATGTAGTTGCCGTGGTTACCTGTAAGTACCAAACCATTTACTGCAGGGACACAGAATGATGCCTGAGACTTTAATATAAAAAAGGAACAGATGACGTAAATGTGGCAAGATCCTGACTGGTAACAGACATGACCAGTGAGAGCGCTGCACTAAGATCTTACTTCCTTCTCATCTCCTATTATTTTCTGCACTGCTGGTTCTTGAGCACATGAAGTAAGCACTCTGACTATTGAGGTATGGCCCTAGTCTACTTTGATATAATTTTTAatctcttcatttaaaaaatttcttaAAGACTCCTTCCTAGATACAGTATATGTAGGACTTGTTTTTGGCAAGCTCTCTCACATTATAAGCCAAACTTCAAAGGCTAAGGTTCTCATGTTTCCACCTAACAAGCTAAACTTGAACACAGGCCACAGAATCTAACTTCATGATGACATTCTGCCAAGGAATCATGGCTGCTGCTCCCTCAACCTATCTGCGTACTGAGCTAATAACAATTCCTCTCCTGGGCGCAGATACTTTGATGGCATTTTAAACCTTCTCTTGGTCTGTCTCTGGCTGAACTACTGAAGTTGGAGCAACTGCACTGATCGCTTCCTACAGAGGATCCGGGACCGTCACAGCTGATACTGCTCCTTCATTAACTTCCCCTTCTCTGGGTGAGCGTTAAGGTCCAAGAGAAACAGAATACAGCCCGGGCCTCAGAAGCACCTGGTAGGAAGAAACTGCCCCAGAATGGCACACGCTACCCACTCAGAATACAGTAAGTGTCAAGGCAAGATGGACAAGGAGTGAAGGTCCAGATATTAAAAAGGAACTATCTTCAATGGTGTTCAAAGTAAAAAATACGCATATTTACCCAAACCAAAACGCCTTTTTCTACAGCTAGATGTAAAAATCTTCTTCCTCCAAACCATCCACCACAGCTGTCTAATCTACTCTAAGTAAGGCtctgtctgcatctgcctccctcttcAGACGGATCCTGGAAATGCACTTTGAGGTAGAAGGAAAGCTGAAAGGACCACTGCTAATCTCACAGGCTTATGCATTTGGTCCGCTGCATTTTCCACCATCCTGGTAGTGTTGCGACTAGGTTCTTACTTTATTCTCAGCATAATATATTTTGCTTCCAGAATGCCCAGTAAAGCTGAAATTTTTCActtaaagtgatttttaaaatgtccccAAATATCTTAGAGCTTAGGTTTGGCAAGACAGTTTAATACATACAAAATGAACACACTTCATTTGtcaacacacacgtgcacacgcacacacagcactctcacacacacacacatatacacaccacactcatacacacacacatacatatacacacaccacactcacacacgcacaaacacacacatacatatacacacaccacactcatacacacacacacacatacatacacacccaccacactcacacacacatactcacatacatacacactcacacactctcactcacactcacacactggcacacacacactgcctcctTTTAAGTTTTACTATTTTCTCCTTCCTCATACAGCTAATTTTTAAATGTGCAGCTTACGTAAAATCTACAAATAATCTCAAACATGATTGTCACCAAATGTCATAGAGCAGAGATGAAATGTATGTGGTACATAGATTGTCAACAGTTAACATTGGTTACATCACATTTCTTAAGAAACAGAACCTTTCTGCTCCTGTAAACTTTTCTCACACTTAAAGTGAGGTTAGTGCTGACATAAATTATTGCTACACTCACAGCTTGAATGTCTCCACTATGTCCGAGGTAcactttctccccatcctcccagtcCTTACTTACTTGATCACGAGCCAACCCAGCCCCACAGCCCACACTGTCCAATGCGTTCACTAATGCTGGAAAGACACCAAGTAATGTTACAAACCATCTTCTTACTGCAGCACCAGAGTTTAACTTATTCTTCATGGCATGAATATACTGCTCATTTAATTCTTCCGAAGAGGATTATTCTGGAGACAGAAACGCCCCCTAAATCCTTTTCCAATACCATTCCTTCATATCTCCTGAGGCATTACTGTTTCTTCAGTGTACTTCGTCATGAAGAATCACCTTTCCTTTGGTGGTGTGTCGTAACGGTTTCTTATGCTTTTCGCCAACTGCTTGATAAATATTTTGTAAGTTTTTCCACAATACGTGTGAACTGTCTTCTGTAGTTCCAGTTCTAAAGGTTTGAGTAAGGAACGGACGGAATCATCCTCAAGAGAACACTAGAGAAGAAATATAACAGACAACAATACACACAAGAGTTTAATTATTTTCCAAATAAGTTCTTCAGTCAGTTAAACATTAACAACTTCCACCTGCTATTTCACGTGAAGTACACCCTTACCCAGTGTATCAGTGAATTAAGCATGACTACCAGAGAAGGGGTTGACAGTAAATTTCTGCAGACAGGGAGACTTCAGAAAGAGGCAGTGGAAAGGCCTCCCAGCCGGGGAAGAACACATTCAAGAGCagaaaagaggcagaaaaatGCGGAAGGGAGGTGGtgctcgcctttaatcccaacattcaagaggcagaggcaggaggatctctgtgattctgaggctagcctggcctacatagggagtgccaggacagccagggctacacagagaagccctgtctcaaacaagcaaacaaacaaacaaaaggatgcAGAGACACTGGCACAAAGTGGCTAAATCTTGTTAAAGGCATCTGGAATAACTAGTAACAGCTAGACTCCCAGAAGAGGGAGCATAAAGTCTTCCTGTGCTCTCCATGGCACTCCATCCCCTGACCCCACGCAGTGAGACTGCTGATGCTGACTTAGACATGAACACAACGGCCAGAGCAGGAAGAGTGAACGAGTCACTTCCCAGAGAAACTCAGACCTATCATAGTTTGGTTATGTGTCTCCAGAAGATCCGTGTGCTAGACTGGACCCTAGATCACTCAGTGACGGTATATTTGGGAGGGGATCTATAGATCACTGATAACGTTCCTTAGACAGGACACAGATGGTAACGACTCCTGTTCCTTCTCTTGCTTCTCCTGCCATCTGCTCTCACCATGATGTAATGTTCTACCACAGGCAATGGGACCAGGTGACTATGGACTGAAATTTCTGAAACTGAGCAAAAGAACAAATCTCCCTACACATAAACTGGCCAACTCAAGCATTTCCTAACGTAATGGGAAGTTTACTGCCACACTGCACAAAGGGTCCAAGCACATATGCGAACTGCTAAGTACCTCAGACTCTTCAGGGCTGTCTAGAAAGCAACATCAGTTAAATGCTGATGAGCCTAATAATTTCAAAGTATACTTTTGGCCACCTTTATCTATAatgtaaaacatataaaaatctGAGATAAAATGAAGTGAGATTAGCCCTGAGGCTCACAGCCCGCCAAGGGGAAGAAAACAAAGCTCCAATCAGGTTGGAAGTGAACTAGAAGCTACTTCCCTGCTGGCTTGCTTTAGTATGGCTGGAAGATGCTTTGCAGACTGATGGGAAGAAACAGTGGGCAGCAATCATCAGACTCACAAAGGGTTAAAATGCTGAGAGTAAGTGCGGTGAATGCTCACCAGTAAGCGAGCCATCTCACAAAAGGAGGGTGTGGGGATGCCAAGATCTGGATCGCTGGGAACACTGTCCTCCAAGCCACGACATGGCTGCCCCACAGTCTCAGTGGCTCTGATTATCTCCGTGAGAGCAGGCACGACTGCGCAGAGCACTAGTGTCATGGAGGGATGGCTTGAAGAGGTGGCGCCCTTCCTCAAGGAGCTAAGGGGCAAGTAATGGTTCCTAAACATGGAAGCTCTCTTCTACAGCTCTACACTGTCCTCAGAAGTGCGcccactggggaagcagagggagggagggagggagggagggagggagggagggagggagggagggagggagggaggaaaaggagagggcaGTAGAGGGACTCTCTGGGTAAAGGAAGGGATCAGAAGGACGACATGAGAGGTGATGAGAGATGAATATAGAAAAGTGCATATAATATACGTCACACTATATATGCCATATATGACACGTGTTCTATATGTGCTAACGAAGTACTAACTATGTAGAGGAGGGGAGCTAACAGTGACAAGCATGACAAAGACCCCTCCTTCTGTAAGTCATGTATGTGCACAGCCTAAGACGCTGGTAGTGAGTCTGAAGGGAGGTGGGTGTTCCTGTGCTCCTGCCAAATCAGAAGCACCTGCAGCACCAACAGGACTGAAGGGAATACTAATCGCGGAGGGTGGGTACCCCAAAGTCTATAGTGGTTATATGTGGGTACCAGATGTCAACTGTGAGCACAGCATTACGACTGCAGGAGAAAACTACACAACTGGAAGCTATCAGGGAGTGTTGCTGTCTACTAACCAAAGGAGCTTAGGAAACACAGGGCAGACACACTGCGCGTAATGCTGCTATGATGGTTAATAAATGCCACTAGTCTTAATAAAAAAGTAACTGCAGTTCTTAGGTATCAAAAAGATAATATATATAATTCACGTTCAGAAatgcacagagagaccctgtgacAAACCATGAAGCCGGATCTTGGGAACTGGTGACTTTACAATAAAGGATAGGAGATTCTTTACAGTGTATTTACAAACTCCTCAGGATACTGCAAATTTTAAGTGAAAACTTTGGCGGAGCAAACCTTACATTTCTTAGTGCTTCATACATAGCTCTGAAAGCTGGCTGCTTGTCGTCATGGTAAACCCCTCTGTTTCCATGAAGAATGAAGactccttcctcttctgcttctcggCAATTGCTTCCATATATACAGTGATCTGGCCGGTAATTCCACTGACACGGGAAGACAAAAAGGCTTTCTACAATGAAGAAAAGCCCAACAACAGGGAAGCGATAAAGCACACAATGATTCTATTAAAAATCTATACATGGTATTTAGATTCCTCCCAACCCAATCAATATTCAAGTCTTACTGAAAATCCTAACAACcattaataaagagaaaactgAGCCAGTGCGTCTCCTGTGGTGGGAAGGACTGACCTGAGGACACCATGTCCGTAAGCAAGCACTGTCTCCACTGTGCTAGCCCCAGCCCACAGCTTCCTGCCTCCTGATTTTTAATCTGCAATTGGTTTacaaatgcaaagaaataaaggaatttaGATGGTTACCTGGATTATGATAAAACATGATATTTAGCAGATCTTGGTCACCCCATGTGATGTTCAGTTTGTACTTTTTAAGCAGTGGCATAAGTATGTCTCCCCATTGTAGCCGTGCAGTGGTCATATCGTTCTGTTGATAAAGCATTGAAAAGTCTTAGCATTCACATTTCAGGGGAAACATAGCagctcccccttctccccttagAACCATTCAAAGCCCAAAGAGAACGGAAAGCCCCTAGTTACAAAATCACATATCGTGTGTAAACTGCATGTGAGGAGGCAGCTGGTCTGAGGGAAGGCTGCCCTGATGGTAAGACAGAGATGAAGCTAATGAAACAGGCAAAAGACCCACCCAGAGcggcatggtggctcactacgTCATCCTGCTAAGGTAGGAACTATGAAAAgtggtttctggttttgttactTGAGACAAGATTTTACCAGTAGTCTagggctatcctcaaactcatgTCCGTCCCGTATCTGACTCTGGAAAGCCAAGATTACAAAGTGTTGTGCTACAGCCATCTTTGAAAGTTCGAGGCTTGGTAGGCTGGGTGACTGTGCATGTCACTGCAGATGTCCCTGGTGCCCTCCTGGGTAAGCACAGATTTGTCCACAGCACCCCAGGAAAGATCACTGAGCAAACGACCTTTCCCTGAGGCACTCACTGGGACTCCTGTAATGTACTGCTCTCAGCCCGAGGGGATAAAGCACCACCAGTGCAAAAACTCAGCAATTAGTTTTGTCCTTATTTCCTATCATCTACAAACTTATTTTTGTCACGCTTcttgcttctcttttttcttttttatacagttttatgtaacccagactggcttcGAACTCATGGCCTAAGCACTcttgcttctctctgcctcccatgctACTGAAGCATACTGTTTATTAAAACTTTAattgtatgtattttatttattaattcccaataattttctttaaacatCCAAAAGAACAATGGCCTCAACAGGGGAAAACAATCACATGCAGGCATTGTTCAGAGCACTTCTTGCCAGTTCAACCCAActctaacacaaacacacagatattaAACATGAGTCCATTTTAAGGACAGTCTTCATCATAAAATGTACGTATCtacgtgtgtgtatacatgtgcatgagtgcacatatatgtatgtccatatatagatatgtacacacacacacacacacacacacacacacaattaaagcaGATATttacaaagggaaagaaaaatgactACAAATGAACGTTTTCAGATTCACCATTGCAAACAACACCAGGACAGAAAGTACAAGTGCATATTAATCGTTTAAACAACAGAGTGTCCTGCTTATCAAGCAGTAAGAGATacaaagaactaaacaaaacttttacttttaaatttttaatgctAATATAATGTAGCAGATTGGAACTGCACAGGGTATCAGCcgcaaaaatcagggactagacaaggccttTTGTTATAAACAGGTTCTCTAAGTTTTCTTGTGATAATAACCATGAGGTCACATTTATGGAACTCTAAGGAACAATCTGGAAAATGACTGTGAGTCAAAAGATCTAAAATTTATAATGTATGTCCAAAGTTATTGAACAGGGAAAACCAAGGCAATGTTTGCCACAGAGACAGGAAAACGATGAAGAAAATATACATGAGGAAATCAGTAAATGTTATAGAGCCATCTCAGCAAGGTCCTGTAGATTAATGCTGAAAAATGACATCTTCACAGAGCCACATCTCTATCTGGCTTAAAcctgaaagaacaaagaaacagggtgAGGTAGGAACTtctcaggaagcagggagggaaCTTTAAGAACAGTAATGAATTTCAGCTATATTGTTTAGTTTTAAAATCAAAGTGTTAAATTATTTCCACTTTCTTTTGCAATACCAAATTCTACGAAGATCAAAATGCAGCTAGTGAGAAGTCAAACAGTTCTCAGCAGACAGATAATCCTACAGCACCATCTTCTGGCATGACATCGGCAATCACAGTCTAGCAATCAGAAGAGCAGGCACAGAGGAAAGCCTTACGGCCATGAAATGTAACCGCCCAGACGGTGAGCAAATGTAACAAAGTGTCCATTGCTCGGCAAGGGCTGACGCCAAGTGTGGTAGCTCCTCCTGGTGTCAACTTGACTTCACCTGAAACTGACTGACACCCAAGCAAATGACACCGGTGAGGGGTTTTCTTAACTAAACCATTTGAGGTGGGGAGACCTGTACACTTAATATGcggtcacaccttctgctggcagcctatatagaggacagggaagaaggaagctctttGTCCTttacctcattctttttttttttttttcttttctttttttcggagctggagacagaacccagggccttgcacttgctaggcaagtgctctaccactgagctaaatccccaaccccaaattaagggtttttttgtttgtttgttttttgtttttttatgtatatgagtacactgtagctgtcttcagacacaccagaagagggcatcagatcccattacagatggttgtgagccaccatgtggttgctaagatttgaactcaggacctctagacaACCAGTCAGTtcccttaaccattgagccatctctccagctttgtgGCCCTCATTCTTGATGGCAAGTCTGTTCCTCACAGGCACTGCAGCCTACCTCCTGAGGAGGATTCCAACCTGAAGACCAGCTGACACACCTTGCCAGTAGACTAAACAACTACTGGACTCTTATTCTGTTGGTAGACAGTCATTGTTGGACTATCAGAAGCACATCCTATAAGTCACTCTAATAACTcctgtatgtatatgatatgtttacatatataagTTCCACATGTACTATacaaatttaatgaaaaaattcATTCTATCCAtgtgttcctctagagaaccctgtcACAGCATTAATGGTGGAAAGGCTGACATACAGTGGTGACATCGGCCAGCGACACTCTGCCCATAGTGAAGACAACACCAGCACGGACACAGGGGTGCACAGCTTTcaccccagcacttggcaggcagaggcaggcagctctctgccTGCTGTAGACAGAAGTTCAGAACAGCCAGGAGCtcaaaaccacaacaacaaaccACAGGAAGGAAAAATCCGACATGACAGGAAGATCTGAAGATTGACGCGCATATGCAGAGGGACAGTAACAGCGCAAATTCTGATCTGCCAGAACTCGCTGAAAAACAAGTGTAACTACAAAATACAGAAGACTCTTAATTCCCCTGCGTCTAATTATCCCAAGCTAGAGATAAAGAAATAAGctatggagggagggaaagcctGTGTTTTCCCAGAAGTCCATGTTTTTACCCAACTTTacctaatatttatttaaaactttgaCTACTAAGTATCATGCTGTAAACTGGCTTTGTAGGGTTGTGTGCttttgtgtattatgtatgtgtgtaacgTTATATGTGCTGTGTTCATGCAGTTACCTGTGGAGGCCAAGGCGGGGCAGagaatgccctggaactggagttaccaggCACTTGTGAGCCTCCAAATtcgagtgctgggaaccaaactcaggtcttctgcaagaggtCATCAGCACTGAACCACTAAGCCCTCATAGAAAGGCCTAAAGCACAGGCATATTACATCACCCTCCCACGTACAGATAAAGAAAACCCTGAGATAGTCAAGACTCACCCCACTCACTGAACTCTGAACTGAGACGAAATTAGAGCCAGACTGACAGGCTGCAGAATCTACATTGATAACCAAACACTGCCCCAAATGTCACTTTAGAGTCACGTTCTCTGTGCTGTACAATGCTGACAGCTCCCAGCACTGACAGTCTAGGGAAGGCGGTGGCTACTCGTGCCCTGCTCTTTTACTTCACCGTGAGAAAGACCATGATATGACCAACTTGAATTTACCACTGCACAACACTATCAACACTTTTCTCCAATTATCCTAAATAGAAacattagaaacacacacacacacacacacacacacacacacacacacacacacggggagggcAGTGAGATAACATCTCACCTATGTAGTTTTCT
This window contains:
- the Gxylt1 gene encoding glucoside xylosyltransferase 1 isoform X5 produces the protein MDLPGQTTNLNLQLILKGVDSLLYVDTDVLFLRPVDDIWSLLERFNSTQIAAMAPEHEEPRVGWYNRFARHPYYGRTGVNSGVMLMNMTRMRRKYFKNDMTTARLQWGDILMPLLKKYKLNITWGDQDLLNIMFYHNPESLFVFPCQWNYRPDHCIYGSNCREAEEEGVFILHGNRGVYHDDKQPAFRAMYEALRNCSLEDDSVRSLLKPLELELQKTVHTYCGKTYKIFIKQLAKSIRNRYDTPPKER